The following nucleotide sequence is from Salvia miltiorrhiza cultivar Shanhuang (shh) chromosome 7, IMPLAD_Smil_shh, whole genome shotgun sequence.
TATTTTCACTGTATTATATTTGaaatttgcattttttttctattagtataaaAATAAGATCTTTAATAGTGTTATTAAGTATATTTCAATCTTtgaaatttatcaattttatcacattttttttaatatctattaattttataattgcaGCTTCCATGATGATAATTGTGACGTGACAGCGCCAAAAATGATTTGTTATTTCtcccaaaaataaatttatacatcAATATTAATAGTATTCCACATAACGACTCTAGACGACATTGTTTCTAGAGATTTgcttttaaaaaatgaaaataaattgaatagaATTGATAAAATCCTTAAAAAATTAAGATGGATTCAATCAGCAAATTGAATGATACATAAAGTCGTGTCTAGGGCTGGtaatcggtccggttcggttataaccgaaccgattttCCGGTTAACCAGAACCGATTAAGACTAAAAATaataaccgaaaaccgaaccagtttttaattcggttaaccgattaaccggtccgaTTAACtggaccggttaatcggttaaccgaattaaccggttaattaCATAGCCGAAGAGATTGATTGAAGAATAGAGACAGGTGCAAAATCACTCAGCAAAATTCATCATCTCGTCACCTTACTTCATCTCAATAGATTTTACACTAATTGCAAACAACTTATAAAAGATAGTATATCTAATGGAAATATAAAAAATTCGAAGCTCAGTGGGCAAATTTAGAAGCtcaaacaaaaaatttaaactTATCAAAGGTAAAAGGAATCAGCTGGCTTGCGAGGATGATATGCTCGCTGCTTGGGAATCGCTTTCTCGACCGCCGGTCCGCCGCCGTCGGAGCTCGGAGGCGAGTAAAGGCCGAAGGGACTCGCCGGTGGATTAACTGAGGAAAGAGGCGGAGGCCCTAAGGTGCGGTAGACCAGCGACGTGGGTAAGATCCGCCGGTGGGAACTGTGCGCCGGTGAGAACTGAGGGAAGGGCCGGAAGGAAGCGACGTCGCGCGGCATGAACTTTGGTTAATGTcgtgaaaaaccatgaactttggtgctatttccaaactttccacgaactattttttttatccaattttccatgaacttaaacACCCGAACAATTTTTCCACAATTTTTACCTCCGGTGATTGTCCGGTCTTAGGTGGCGCCTACGTGGCATTAGTCGAAACGACGGCGTTTTGATAAAGTATATGAAAAGACGTCGTTTGAGCTAGAATTCGCatcaaacgacgtcgtttcttttGCTGGGGTTAAATCATATTAACCCTAACCTAATTTCACCGCATTTCCTTACATTCACCATTGTCGAATCTTGACTGCAACTATTATGGGAGAATTTGACCTTGGGACGATGAGATATTGCGAGTGAGGCGCCGAGAAGAAGACGAAATAAGAGATATTGACGACGATATTTCGCGAAATGGGAGATAGGTATTTCTCTTTCCCCCTGTATAGAATTTGTCGCCCATAGTACTTTGCCGCCCTTAGGTCAGAGAAAAAATTGAGTCTTTACTTGCCTATTGTTGTGAatctttgattttgatttacTATCTCGTTAAATCTTCTTCTTGCCCATCCATCACATTGAATTTCCTTTTTTTCAATTTGCACAGTGACTCATTTGGCTTGTATATTCACCATGGTGGGAAGTTTGTCCACTTAGGCGCAAGTAGATTGTACTCAGGTGGTGACGTTTTGGGGAAATTCGGTTTAGATAAGGATATGTTTGGTTATTTTGACTTAGAGGAGGAAATCAAGCAGCTTGGGTATACTTCTTGGAGGTGTTTAGCTTTCAAGGTTCCTAGAACTTTAGTGTTTATGGATTTGTGTGATGATAAGCAGGTAATGCAAATGATACAATGTTGTACATCTACAATTACATGTGTGAGTATCTATGTGGATGATGGGAAAAAGGGAAAGGTCAAGAAGGCTGTCACTGAATCTGAAACTGTTACTAAGACAGTTACGAAGACTATAACAACCACTAAGAGTAGTAGTAataaggggaaggggaaggtaAATCAGTCCAAAGGGAAAGAGAAGGTGTTTGATAGGGAAGAGCCTGCTAGTGTAGTGAAAGAGCAGAATGTGCAGATTGAGTTAAGTAAGGGCAAGGATACTGACAGAGTGGTGAAGGAGCAGAATGTGCATATTGAGCCAAGGACTGAGCATGATGTGCTGATGGAGGAGCTGCATGAAacagatgaagatgatgatgattatgtTCCTCAATTTAGTGAGACAGAGGACGTAGAGTCAGATGATTCTTTAGGTGATAAAGAGCTAGGGTCAGAAGATGAAGAGTATATGCAAGCAAGAAGCAATGTCAGGGAAAGTATTGGTGTCATTGCTGAAATAAGTTTAGAGaaagagaatgaagaagaaagattgTCTGAATATGATGATTCTGACAAAGAGAGGTCTGATAGCAGTGACTCAGATGGTCAAGTTGTTAGAAGCAAACAACCTAAAGCTGTGTATGATCCAAGGGGAGATATTGCAGATTTGAAGCTTGTTCTAGGCATGCGGTTTGAGGATGGTTTTCAGTGCAAGAAAGCACTGGTATCATGGAGCATAGTTAAAGGTCATCCAATTCACTTTAGAAGGGTAACCAAGGATCAGTGTGAGGCTTATTGTGAGGAGCCTTGTCAGTGGAGAATCTATGCCAGTATAAAGAAAAATGAGAAGTCTTTGGTGGTGAAGATCTTGGGTAAGGATCACACATGTGCATTTGCAATTGGTAATAAGCAAGCAAGTTATAAGTGGCTTGGGGAAGAGTACACTGAGGTCTTCAGAGTTAGACCTCAGATGTGTGTTGAGGATTTTAGGAATGATGTTAAGAGGAGGTTTAACATAGTTGTTCCAAATGGACGGTTGTACAGGGCCAAAGCACATGCCTTACAGTTGCTTAGAGGCACTGTGCAGGGCCATTACCATAAATTAAGGAGTTATGTTGCGGAGTTGATGAGAGTGGACAGAGAGGGCAGATTTGAGCTCCTGTGTGGGGATGGTACCATATTTCAGGGACTGTACATTGGGTTTTCAGCGTTGAAGAAGGGATTTTTATAGGGATGTAGGCCAATTATTGGTCTAGATGGCTGCTTCTTGAAAACACATTTAGGAGGTCAACTTTTGTGTGCCATAGGGAAGGATAGCAATAATCAGATGTACCCCATTGCATGGGCCGTAGTAGAAGTGGAGAATGAAGCTTGTTGGCGATGGTTTTTAAGCTTGTTGTTGGAAGAGCTTGGCAtcagggatggcaatggatttACTTTGATTTCTGATCAACAAAAGGTATGCTCTGAGCTCTGCTAATGCTTGCTAATGCTATATAgtatgctctgctctgctaaTCTCTGATTTTATTTGGTGTTACTCTGAAATGCAGGGCCTAACTAATGATGTAGTTGAGTTGGCTCCCCATGCCGAGCACAGAAATTGTGCTCGACATGTCTATATGAATTGGAAGAAACAATTCAAGGGAGTTTCattgaagaacttattttgGCAAGCTGTGAGGGCTACATATTCTGAGGAGTGGGAGGCAGCAATGGAGGAACTTAAGTGTGAAAATGAGCAAGCATATGAGGATCTTATTGAGAGAGATCCAACCAGGTTTTGCAAAGCCTTTATTTCAACTTGTTGTGTTAGTGATATGGTAGATAACAATGTATCAGAAACTTTTAATGGGTATATTCTGAGTGCTAGGGGGAAACACATCATCGACATGCTAGAAGAAATCAGAAGTGGTCTAAAAGAGAGGCAATATAAGAAATTACAACATGTGAACACTGTCACTGACATAGTAACACCAGCTGTTAGGAAAAAACTAGAGAAACTGAAATCACAAGCTAGGTACTGTACTGCTCACCCTGGTCTAGGAGGGAAATTTGAGGTCTCAATGAAAGGGGATAGGTTTATTGTGTCTCTGCATGAGAGGACATGTAGTTGTAGGGCATGGGAGCTCACTGGGATACCTTGTATCCATGCTGTGAGTGCTATCCATTTTTTGAGGGATGATCCAGCCACATATGTGCATAAGTATTTAGCACAGAGACATATTTGAAGGCTTACTCATTCCCTCTTGAGCCAATCAATGGTGAGAGATTTTAGCCAAAGGCTCCTGGATATCCAGTTGAGCCCCCACAGGTGAGGATCATGCCGGGTAGACcaaagaagaagaggagaagAGACAAGGATGAGAAAGACCCAAAAAACCCTTCAAGGCTGAGAAAGACAGGCACCATGATGACATGCCAAAGGTGTGTACAAGTTGGGCATAATTCAAGGACATGCAAGAATGCTGAAGTGGAGAAGCCTGAAGGTGAGAAGAGAAAGCCGGGAAGACCAAGAAAGTACCCACCCCCTGAACCCACTGAACCAACTGAACCCACTGAGGCACCCACAACAGAGGCCACAGACACCACAACAGAGGCCCACCCCCTGAACCCCCTGAACCTACAGACAACAGTGGCTGCATCATCAAGAGGAACGGGCAGGGGCAGGGGCAGGCCCAAGGGCAGTGGCAGGGGTAGGGGCCGGGGAAGGGAGATTGCAATGGAGAGACAAGAGGTAAACTGTGTTATCCTTAAGTTTCTTATGTTATTTTCATTTGGCATTACAATTTACATGGTACTTTGTTTACATCATTGTAGGCAAGCAAAGGAATAGGCCATTACATTGGAGAAGAAACAGGGAACTCTTATATTGCAAGTGGGAGTTATGTGCAACAAATCCCAAGAGGAGAGGAGCTGTCCATTCAAGGCCCTACACAGGAATCCCAAACCAACACTTGAAGATGGATTGTTGAAGTGGAGATGAGCTGTCCATCTGTCCATTCGATGTTGTTTGGtgtttttgatatttttgatgTACAAACTTTTCATGTTTCTGTTTCTTCAAGATGGATTAAGACAATTTGAATTTGGATTGTTGATGTTGAAGATGTTTTGTCTCAGTTTTTAATGGTATAAATATCATAATCAGTTATGTTATTCCATTTCTTGAACATTCAGCACATATAATTGCACAGAATTCCGAAAATAAACTTACTTCTCATTACCATTGCCAATGAGATTACAAGGTTGTTACAAGAGGAATGACAACAAAACACCATCAACCCTATACCCTAAGCAACAAATGCTTGAATTACCACACTAACAACTCCAACAACACAAGCACAAACAAACACCTTCTTCTTCCAGTTCTTGCTGCCCTTAACCTTCTCCATTCTGAGGAGTCTCACTTCATCCTCCAACAATCTAATTCGCTTCATATCTTCCTCCACATATTTTTGCAGGCGATAGCATTCTCCAATCCAGAAGTTCAGTTTTTCAGCATCATCATCTTGATTTCTAGGCTTTATTTCAGGATCTACCCACTCAAAGAAGCCACATTGTTTCTGCAACAACAAAGATTGTTGCTTTAAGGAAGAAGAGAGAACAGAAATAAACTCAAAAGCAAAAAAAACGTGACAATCACCTCTTTGTTGGAGCATCTGAGGAATCTTCGCCCAGGATTGAGGTGCGTTCGCGACGTTTTCATCTCCACTCGAAGTTTGCACGTACATTCAGGAAGGGAATCAGGTGTAGCCATGGAAGAAGAGGCGCCATAAGATGAAGAAGGCGAGAAATTCATCAGATTCTTCTGAAACCCTCAATCGTGGAAATGGGGAAGTGATTTCTTAATTTCCCCAAATGTAGACCTAAATAGATGtaggaaataaaaaatgaagaaaacgaCGTAGTTTGATGCCAATGtagacgacgtcgtttcttaATGTCGCcggtgatttatgcttaaattgctctATTTTTAAGTGTTTgtatgtgcatgttttaagataatcttctggaaattggtgcgtttatggtatattttatgatttgcaggagatttaggctttcgagatagaagaatgcagttttggagaattttggatgaatttggcgttttctaggtggtgaaacgagaaaccaacacaTAAACtaaaaagcagtaaacgacaccggatttacgtggttcggtcgagaagacctacgtccacggggtgttttggggttttttcactatacttcgagagaattacattttacaggagatgaatgaataatgagaTGAGATCCTCTTCTAACCCActactaagtctctatttataagcatgtaaataagccttagggcctcaagcccattccctaagataattgggcttaagcccctttaatacattgacCTTGGTCTGAGTCGCCTATGCTTGCTTGACTACGCCGGAAGctctattatttcttttattatcccaagtcttcaattaaacctgcactgattagcttaataataataatactaatcataagcataaatagaaatgttcccattatatagtgcacagcgctggtgcatatttcagtcctcatcactaggtgttctggtctccagagcagagaaatcatcattcctctggagtcagagaaatcaaagacctcaagtctccagtgcagcggaatcaatcgccagagaaatcaccatttctctggagtcagcgaaatcaagaagccagtgtagagGAGTCAATAATCAGAGCAGCCAAgtgagagtcagagcagagaaataagtcagagcagagggaagagaagccattacagcggaatcacaaagtccattacagcggaatcgataagccagagaaatcaccgttcctctggagatagcagagaaatcacccattccgctggcgcgATAGCCGTTTCCCTAACGatagccgttcctctggcgagaccagagaaatcacaattcctctggcgagagctgcgaattcggcgagagtaggagtattttccggagcgcgcatccagctggagagttgccttatttcacacgattctattacctttataattctactttgcatggcaactttcatggtgatccgaaggaaatctgaaatctataaataggtcctcttttgacctattcgagACACCAACCAACCAAAAACCCTAGCatttatattttcagttttatagctttagaatattttagctttccagttttcaaggcttggatcaagattgaagattcaagtcgctacttcagttttcattcagtttttatataatttagtttttacaattacgttcaatttaattatatttatgtttgattttattatgttcagctagttcttttattctgaacctagggtttgtacatagctaattaattatgtgtttttgatttattgatatcaatttgccttccaacttatgattcatgattcctggtgcctgttttcttgtgaattatttgatcaatgatttacatgtctagctgttcagtttgagtcttgaatgcgataattgttcagccgattcaggaatgcatgttatagtagtagccttgacacttgaatgggataggtgaaactatagggagctattctttgtgtacgcttgggagttaatttattccttggaatcttgaatgtgaaggggggtaaattaatctactttcataggtgttcgttagagaagcttgtgaatagttttgtgatctctcatcagggttggattaaattggtaattgaatcaatagattaaatgcatgtagttgattagtaaaagtacatccctagggtcagagttttccttatatttgagttagtatcgttatttttatgcttttgagtgtttatttggttaaatttagttcgtaattcaccttgCTTTTGTTTTGCATGTTTACTGTTagtgtctgtttaggaaatagatagagtaatttcgttgtgtcagtccctgtggatacgatattcggttacttattatttgctacaattgcccgtgttagttgcagtttttgttgctaagaaattagtgatcagccGGCGAAGACATGTCATCTTTCAGGTGACTTAAAGAGTGCCATGTCAGCACTCTAATTGGGGCTTAttgaaaattgtggaaaaattgttcgggtgtttaagttcatggaaaattggataaaaaaaatagttcgtggaaagtttggaaatagcaccaaagttcatggtttttcacgACATTAACCCTAAAAGATAGTATATCTAATGGAAATATAAAAAATTCGAAGCTCAGTGGGCAAATTTAGAAGCTCAAACAGAAAATTTAAACTTATCAAAGGTAAAAGGAATCAGCTGGCTTGCGAGGATGATATGCTCGCTGCTTGGGAATCGCTTTCTCGACCGCCGGTCCGCCGTCGTCGGAGCTCGGAGGCGAGTAAAGGCCGAAGGGACTCGCCGGTGGATTAACTGAGGAAAGAGGCGGAGGCCCTAAGGTGCGGTAGACCAGCGGCGTGGGTAAGATCCGCCGGTGGGAACTGTGCGCCGATGAGAACTGAGGGAAGGGCCGGAAGGAAGCGACGTCGCGCGGCGCCGGTGGATTAGCCGAGGAACGTCGCAGAAATTTGGGGGAACGAGGGCTGGGGAAGGGAGAAGTCTAAAATTGAGGAAATCGGTGCTTCCCTCAACTCTATTcctttaaatattatttaattaatataataaaatataaataaattaattaatttaataattaaaccggttaattcggtttaaccggttaaccgaccggttaaaccgattaaccggttaagTGAAAATATcataaccgataaccgaaccgaaccggtaaaaaccggctatcggttaaccgataaccgatttTTTCAGTTCGGTTATGATTTTAACCGAATAACCGGAACCGATTTACCACCCCTAGTCGTGTCACTCCAATAGACAAACAAAATAATgtactaatattatttttagagcctaaataaaatgatgtatatTATGAGGATATATTCTATGATTGTggttattttataaatatattcaaataaaataatgtatatTATAAGGATATATCTCTAAACTAACCACAATCAAAGACTCGTCAAGCAATAATGATGGACATGTGTTGGCCTTAAAATATCGATTACAATCCGCGTGAGACATAATAGACTTAGCCAAATAGTCAACGAATTTAGCAGTCGTCAGATCGAAATTATGTTATTCGGACCAAGTTGATTTCAATAATTTTctgtaataatttattatcctaTACCTAACTAGATTTTCGTTGTATATCATTCAATTGACTTACTTTGTAACTGAAAATGATGTCTCCACTTTCTTGTTGGATTATCTAGAAAATGAATTAAGATGGTCTAGAGTAAAAAAGATTGTTCTAATATTATCATTAACTACCTCACCCTCTTTAATCAATTGATTTCTATTATAATCCCTCTCGTCAAACCATATTTTAGTAATATCATTGAGGACGTAACACCCTAAATACCACActtaacattaaaattaaactcAAAAGAAAACTCTAAATACCTAATTAATCATAACAAACACGCTGAGATCCATATAATTTACCATTCAAGTAATAAATTAAGTCGTAAGTGGCTTAATACTAAGCATAGATCGTTTGACCAAAGTAACGATTTACAGTATaacaaatacaataaaat
It contains:
- the LOC130996094 gene encoding uncharacterized protein LOC130996094 → MNFSPSSSYGASSSMATPDSLPECTCKLRVEMKTSRTHLNPGRRFLRCSNKEKQCGFFEWVDPEIKPRNQDDDAEKLNFWIGECYRLQKYVEEDMKRIRLLEDEVRLLRMEKVKGSKNWKKKVFVCACVVGVVSVVIQAFVA
- the LOC130994114 gene encoding uncharacterized protein LOC130994114; its protein translation is MFGYFDLEEEIKQLGYTSWRCLAFKVPRTLVFMDLCDDKQVMQMIQCCTSTITCVSIYVDDGKKGKVKKAVTESETVTKTVTKTITTTKSSSNKGKGKVNQSKGKEKVFDREEPASVVKEQNVQIELSKGKDTDRVVKEQNVHIEPRTEHDVLMEELHETDEDDDDYVPQFSETEDVESDDSLGDKELGSEDEEYMQARSNVRESIGVIAEISLEKENEEERLSEYDDSDKERSDSSDSDGQVVRSKQPKAVYDPRGDIADLKLVLGMRFEDGFQCKKALVSWSIVKGHPIHFRRVTKDQCEAYCEEPCQWRIYASIKKNEKSLVVKILGKDHTCAFAIGNKQASYKWLGEEYTEVFRVRPQMCVEDFRNDVKRRFNIVVPNGRLYRAKAHALQLLRGTVQGHYHKLRSYVAELMRVDREGRFELLCGDGTIFQGLYIGFSALKKGFL